From one Brevibacterium sp. 'Marine' genomic stretch:
- a CDS encoding Rv2175c family DNA-binding protein codes for MNTEELVQDWAPLPDIAELTGLGISQVRRLLEDGAICGIKIGDPKVLRIPLAFFVDGEVVKPLKGTLHTLYDAGFDYEEAIVWLFTHDESLPGRPIDLLRAGNKKEVRRRAQALAF; via the coding sequence GTGAATACCGAAGAACTCGTCCAGGACTGGGCCCCGCTGCCCGACATCGCAGAACTCACCGGGCTCGGCATCTCCCAGGTGCGGAGGCTGCTCGAAGACGGCGCCATCTGCGGAATCAAGATCGGCGATCCGAAGGTTCTGCGGATCCCGTTGGCCTTCTTCGTCGACGGTGAGGTCGTCAAACCGCTCAAGGGCACCCTGCATACCCTCTACGACGCCGGATTCGATTACGAAGAAGCCATCGTGTGGCTCTTCACCCACGACGAATCCCTGCCCGGCCGGCCCATCGACCTGCTTCGCGCCGGCAACAAGAAGGAAGTGCGCCGCCGCGCTCAGGCCCTCGCGTTCTGA
- a CDS encoding YdcF family protein gives MPIRLLVSAGSVLAVSAGVFVFAEAAHWRSSHRRLGDYDVAGPRRRRSGRHASRHTETMRTAGSDQIIVVLGYANRGQRPNGINRFRARAGLRSIDPRAHSTLLIFCGGAVAGRTSEAHIVESFAREELGFTDRSVLEAQSTTTWENIANALPIIDRELTPATTISIVSNSHHAEKARDHLWQMRPDLARRLVRGGDYRFGEHPLVKPIAAVRGLLALRAHDRENAKHAAGH, from the coding sequence ATGCCGATCCGCTTGCTCGTGAGTGCCGGTTCAGTCCTTGCCGTCAGTGCCGGTGTCTTCGTCTTCGCCGAGGCGGCCCACTGGCGATCGAGTCACCGCCGACTGGGAGACTACGACGTCGCCGGTCCCCGCAGGCGCCGCAGCGGCCGGCACGCGAGTCGTCACACAGAGACCATGCGGACGGCGGGCAGCGACCAGATCATCGTGGTCCTCGGGTATGCCAACCGCGGGCAGCGGCCGAACGGAATCAACCGATTCCGGGCTCGGGCCGGTCTGCGATCGATCGATCCGAGGGCACACTCGACCCTCCTCATCTTCTGCGGGGGAGCCGTCGCGGGCAGAACGTCGGAGGCGCACATCGTGGAGAGCTTCGCCCGTGAGGAACTCGGCTTCACCGACAGATCGGTTCTGGAAGCGCAGAGCACAACCACGTGGGAGAACATCGCCAACGCGCTCCCGATCATCGATCGGGAACTCACCCCTGCCACGACGATCAGCATCGTCTCGAACTCCCACCATGCCGAGAAGGCGCGCGACCACCTGTGGCAGATGCGCCCGGACCTGGCACGACGACTGGTCCGCGGCGGAGACTACCGATTCGGAGAACATCCGCTGGTGAAGCCCATCGCCGCCGTGCGCGGCCTGCTCGCCCTACGTGCGCACGATCGAGAGAACGCGAAACACGCGGCAGGGCACTGA
- a CDS encoding DUF3488 and transglutaminase-like domain-containing protein — translation MSLDTPDTRPYGADSGPPAQDRSAPVSTSDERPSTGWLEAIVVFIAMALTALAVSAVFRDFAWLPPVLVAVAVVVIVGAVFRTVPALRSTGTAVIAQCVAGLIAVFVVCAGDSLLLGFIPTGGSFGAVIDLLSEGVSDLYATAPPAASTPGFIAMLTIAFTLITILIDGLVSDLRAPKVGGVLLLVLWMIPVYFAAQEVKWWHVVAILAAFLLLMLSPYLPATRWRGGMTAILAGAVALAIGIGLPVLLPPVPTLPDRASKGQGDLTVTNPFLNLRQNLGDRDDATLFSYQTTDEDADPIRLTSIDDFDGENWAPSPFSLDPFAIASDGMPWPAGMPRDTNFTEETINVAVGDNYDQQYLPSPYAPQQPKDLGRRWIFDEKTLTIVGNGEKTGGLQYSMDYLSPNPDVEDLQSATPVSESDFETELAVPDSLPPSVKETAERVTADAENQWEAAVLLQAYFRGGDFEYSLDAPERASGDAISDFLAEKQGYCVQFSSAMTIMARTMGIPARIGVGYAGGDESENGTDVSMQDSHAWPELYFEGAGWVRFEPTPGGPAGDPPKWTLADGAGQQEDSEESESASPSEEPTESASPTGGSDEPTEEETSTQAAEPAGSNLGTVIGSAVIVLVLLLLAALPAIWRSILRSRRTKDPQNLEAVWTEVRALATDYGQSLDSSRTLRFNELVLAGAVPAAGAAGGAGGGGADASSSAGTDAGSTAPEIDPYTGEPVRKSAAEAGAGSGAAAQSAEGAGSSTFDRSDERLRRLSSPAPSSPTETGRDDSALGAFVDALEAQRYGASTESLDDSEVRALVDEVSTDLSERATPGSRISAKIWPASLFNRPK, via the coding sequence ATGAGCCTCGACACTCCTGACACCCGTCCGTACGGAGCCGATTCCGGCCCCCCGGCGCAGGATCGTTCGGCGCCGGTGTCGACCAGCGATGAGCGGCCGAGCACCGGTTGGCTCGAAGCGATCGTCGTCTTCATCGCCATGGCTCTGACCGCACTCGCCGTGTCGGCGGTGTTCAGGGACTTCGCCTGGCTGCCGCCAGTGCTGGTCGCCGTCGCCGTCGTCGTCATCGTCGGCGCCGTGTTCCGCACCGTCCCGGCACTGCGTTCGACCGGCACCGCGGTCATCGCCCAGTGCGTGGCCGGCCTCATTGCGGTCTTCGTCGTCTGCGCCGGGGATTCGCTGCTGCTCGGGTTCATCCCGACCGGTGGGTCCTTCGGGGCGGTGATCGATCTGCTCTCCGAAGGGGTCAGCGACCTCTATGCCACCGCTCCCCCGGCCGCGAGCACTCCGGGATTCATCGCGATGCTCACGATCGCCTTCACCCTCATCACGATCCTCATCGACGGTCTCGTCTCGGATCTGCGGGCGCCGAAGGTCGGTGGCGTGCTGCTGCTCGTGCTGTGGATGATCCCCGTCTACTTCGCCGCGCAGGAAGTGAAATGGTGGCATGTGGTCGCCATCCTGGCGGCGTTCCTGCTGCTCATGCTCAGCCCCTATCTGCCCGCGACCCGGTGGCGGGGAGGGATGACGGCGATCCTCGCCGGTGCTGTGGCTCTGGCCATCGGCATCGGCCTGCCCGTTCTGCTGCCGCCGGTGCCGACCCTGCCCGATCGGGCGTCGAAGGGCCAGGGCGATCTGACGGTGACGAACCCGTTCCTCAACCTGCGCCAGAACCTCGGTGATCGTGATGATGCGACCCTCTTCAGCTATCAGACGACGGACGAGGACGCCGATCCGATTCGATTGACTTCGATCGACGACTTCGACGGAGAGAATTGGGCACCGAGTCCATTCAGCCTCGACCCCTTCGCGATCGCGAGTGACGGCATGCCGTGGCCGGCGGGGATGCCCAGGGACACGAACTTCACGGAAGAGACGATCAACGTCGCCGTCGGCGACAACTACGACCAGCAGTACCTGCCGTCTCCGTATGCCCCGCAGCAGCCGAAGGATCTGGGCCGTCGGTGGATCTTCGACGAGAAGACCCTGACGATCGTGGGCAACGGTGAGAAGACCGGTGGTCTGCAGTATTCGATGGACTATCTGTCCCCGAATCCCGATGTCGAGGATCTGCAGTCGGCGACTCCGGTGTCCGAGAGCGATTTCGAGACCGAACTCGCCGTCCCCGATTCCCTGCCGCCGAGCGTGAAGGAGACGGCAGAGCGGGTCACCGCCGATGCCGAGAACCAGTGGGAGGCCGCGGTCCTGCTGCAGGCGTACTTCCGCGGCGGCGATTTCGAGTATTCGCTCGATGCTCCCGAACGGGCCAGCGGCGATGCGATCTCGGACTTCCTGGCCGAGAAGCAGGGCTACTGCGTCCAGTTCTCCTCGGCCATGACCATCATGGCCAGGACGATGGGGATTCCGGCCCGCATCGGCGTCGGATACGCCGGCGGGGACGAGTCCGAGAACGGCACTGATGTGAGCATGCAGGATTCGCATGCCTGGCCGGAACTGTACTTCGAAGGCGCCGGCTGGGTGCGTTTCGAACCCACTCCAGGCGGGCCGGCCGGCGATCCGCCGAAGTGGACTCTCGCCGATGGAGCCGGCCAGCAGGAGGACAGCGAGGAATCGGAGTCGGCGAGCCCGAGCGAGGAGCCGACCGAGTCCGCCTCGCCGACCGGTGGCTCCGACGAGCCCACCGAGGAGGAGACGAGCACTCAGGCCGCGGAGCCGGCAGGTTCGAACCTGGGCACTGTCATCGGCAGCGCAGTGATCGTGCTCGTCCTGTTGCTGCTCGCCGCACTGCCCGCGATCTGGCGTTCGATCCTGCGCTCACGCCGCACGAAGGATCCGCAGAACCTCGAAGCGGTGTGGACAGAGGTCCGTGCTCTGGCCACCGACTACGGGCAGAGCTTGGATTCGAGTCGGACTCTGCGCTTCAACGAGCTCGTGCTCGCCGGTGCCGTCCCAGCGGCCGGAGCTGCCGGTGGCGCCGGCGGCGGGGGCGCCGATGCTTCGAGCTCGGCCGGTACGGATGCCGGCTCCACGGCGCCGGAGATCGATCCGTACACCGGCGAACCCGTGCGCAAGTCCGCCGCCGAGGCGGGTGCCGGTTCCGGTGCCGCCGCTCAGAGCGCAGAAGGCGCCGGCTCCTCGACGTTTGATCGTTCGGATGAACGGCTGCGACGGTTGAGCAGTCCGGCTCCGTCATCACCGACCGAGACGGGCCGTGATGATTCGGCCCTGGGAGCGTTCGTCGATGCTCTCGAAGCCCAGCGCTACGGTGCCTCGACCGAGTCCCTCGATGACTCGGAGGTACGCGCGCTCGTCGACGAGGTCAGTACGGACCTGTCGGAGCGGGCCACGCCGGGCAGTCGGATCTCGGCGAAGATCTGGCCGGCCAGCCTGTTCAATCGTCCCAAATGA
- a CDS encoding polyprenyl synthetase family protein, whose amino-acid sequence MTSHHSATPGNNADPAVPSPAAVPSSSAATTAPPALVEALDSPESIAAEVSIQLEAFLAEKAAEFEAISPDATAIGDALIEFTRGGKRIRPVLLWWGFQLAGGDVRAGTDTGPSADVIAGLAQAAGSLELLHAAALIHDDVIDNSDTRRGRPALHRQFEARHQRSGFHGDGASFGVSASIVIGDICLALSEELFERSQETLGDSRSARELRGVVRRDVMVGQYLDVLAEVIPLGDARIADRAWEVLSFKSAKYSVEQPLLLGAALAGADSEQLKEISAFGLPLGQAFQLRDDVLGIAGDPEATGKPAGDDIREGKRTVLIAETASRIPADRLEVLAARLGDPDLTDAEVAECVGMISDSGGLAAVESFIADKHLHAATIVDTWAGVGVATGSPSEAAASARVRIGPAAQQRLKGFARALSYRSS is encoded by the coding sequence ATGACCTCACATCATTCTGCGACGCCCGGCAACAACGCCGACCCCGCCGTGCCCTCGCCGGCGGCCGTGCCCTCGTCATCCGCCGCGACGACTGCCCCTCCTGCCCTCGTCGAGGCTCTCGACTCTCCCGAATCCATCGCCGCCGAGGTGTCTATCCAGCTGGAGGCCTTCCTCGCCGAGAAGGCCGCAGAGTTCGAGGCGATCTCACCCGATGCGACGGCGATCGGCGACGCTCTCATCGAGTTCACCCGCGGCGGCAAGAGGATCCGTCCCGTCCTGCTGTGGTGGGGCTTCCAGCTCGCCGGCGGAGACGTCCGTGCCGGCACGGACACGGGCCCTTCCGCCGACGTCATCGCGGGTCTGGCCCAGGCGGCAGGTTCACTCGAACTGCTCCACGCCGCCGCGCTCATCCATGATGATGTCATCGACAATTCGGACACCCGGCGCGGCCGGCCCGCCCTGCACCGTCAGTTCGAGGCCCGCCACCAGCGCTCCGGCTTCCACGGCGACGGCGCCTCCTTCGGTGTCTCCGCCTCCATCGTCATCGGCGATATCTGTCTGGCACTGAGCGAGGAGCTCTTCGAACGTTCGCAGGAGACCCTGGGCGACAGCCGCTCGGCTCGCGAACTGCGCGGGGTCGTGCGCCGCGACGTCATGGTCGGCCAGTACCTCGATGTGCTCGCCGAGGTCATCCCCCTCGGCGACGCCCGGATCGCCGATCGTGCGTGGGAGGTGCTCAGCTTCAAGTCCGCGAAGTACTCGGTCGAGCAGCCGCTCCTGCTCGGAGCGGCCCTGGCAGGTGCGGACAGCGAGCAGCTGAAGGAGATCTCCGCTTTCGGTCTTCCCCTCGGTCAGGCATTCCAGCTGCGCGATGACGTCCTCGGCATCGCCGGCGACCCAGAGGCCACGGGCAAACCCGCCGGCGACGACATCCGCGAGGGCAAGCGGACCGTGCTCATCGCCGAGACGGCCTCCCGGATCCCAGCGGACCGGCTCGAGGTCCTCGCCGCACGGTTGGGCGATCCGGATCTCACCGACGCCGAGGTGGCCGAATGCGTTGGCATGATCTCGGACTCGGGCGGTCTCGCCGCCGTCGAATCCTTCATCGCGGACAAACATCTCCACGCAGCGACGATCGTCGATACGTGGGCAGGAGTCGGCGTAGCGACCGGTTCACCGTCCGAGGCGGCCGCCTCGGCGCGAGTGCGCATCGGTCCGGCCGCGCAGCAGCGACTCAAGGGATTCGCGAGGGCGCTGAGCTACCGCTCCAGCTGA
- the dinB gene encoding DNA polymerase IV: MSRKQLARSGGDLSRLGTDDAGATMLHLDMDSFFVSVELLSRPHLVGRPVIVGGRSGRGVVVSASYEAREFGVHAAMPMSRAMNLCPVAEVIPPSHGQYSSYSRQVFDLVAEVTPDVRQVSVDEAYIDVAGAVRRLGSPVEITTQLRARIRERTGLSASVGIAVSRVVAKLASTRAKPNGQLLVPVAATQEFLDPMPIEALPGVGEKTQAGFSRYGIRLIGDLAAVDEDWAARVFGAHGHQLWRAAHGRDSSGFDQQAREHSISAENTFGEDIWDIAVLEHELLRLADKVAYRVRAEGKVATSLGLKYRLGDFTTLSRSVTLAAPTDLAREMYEALRPALRTLREQRSQGVRLLGVRAAGLSDFAVTGRQATLDEPVHSGRDAEVALDEVRRRFGSEAISQASLLRKRPDG, encoded by the coding sequence ATGAGTCGGAAGCAGCTGGCACGATCCGGAGGTGATCTGAGCCGACTGGGCACGGACGACGCCGGTGCCACCATGCTCCACCTCGACATGGACTCGTTCTTCGTCTCCGTCGAGCTGCTCAGCCGTCCGCACCTCGTCGGCCGTCCCGTCATCGTCGGCGGGCGCAGCGGCCGCGGAGTCGTCGTCTCGGCCAGCTATGAAGCGCGAGAGTTCGGGGTGCACGCGGCGATGCCGATGTCGCGGGCCATGAATCTGTGCCCCGTCGCCGAGGTGATTCCGCCCTCCCATGGCCAGTATTCCTCCTACTCCCGCCAGGTCTTCGATCTCGTCGCCGAGGTCACCCCCGATGTGCGTCAGGTCAGTGTCGACGAAGCCTATATCGACGTTGCCGGAGCCGTGCGACGGCTCGGCTCTCCGGTGGAGATCACCACGCAGCTGCGTGCCCGGATCCGGGAGCGGACGGGTCTGAGCGCCTCGGTCGGCATCGCCGTCAGCCGGGTCGTGGCCAAACTCGCCTCGACCAGGGCGAAGCCGAACGGTCAGCTGCTCGTGCCCGTGGCTGCGACCCAGGAATTCCTCGACCCGATGCCGATCGAAGCTCTGCCGGGAGTGGGGGAGAAGACCCAGGCAGGATTCTCCCGCTACGGAATCCGTCTCATCGGCGACCTCGCCGCCGTGGACGAGGACTGGGCCGCACGCGTCTTCGGCGCCCACGGCCATCAGCTGTGGCGGGCCGCCCACGGACGGGACTCCTCCGGTTTCGACCAACAGGCCAGAGAACACTCGATCAGCGCGGAGAACACCTTCGGCGAGGACATCTGGGACATCGCTGTGCTCGAACACGAACTGCTGCGCCTGGCCGACAAGGTCGCCTACCGGGTCCGTGCGGAGGGAAAGGTGGCCACGAGCCTCGGACTGAAGTACCGCCTCGGCGATTTCACCACCCTGTCGAGATCGGTGACCCTGGCGGCTCCGACGGATCTGGCCAGGGAGATGTACGAAGCTCTGCGCCCCGCCCTGCGCACGTTGCGCGAACAGCGCTCTCAGGGAGTCAGACTGCTCGGAGTCAGGGCTGCCGGGCTCAGCGATTTCGCCGTCACGGGACGACAGGCCACCTTGGACGAACCAGTTCATTCCGGACGCGACGCCGAGGTCGCCCTCGACGAGGTGAGACGCCGATTCGGCAGCGAAGCGATCTCGCAGGCCTCGCTTCTGCGCAAGCGTCCCGACGGCTGA
- a CDS encoding LysM peptidoglycan-binding domain-containing protein, giving the protein MTRPRRHRPVTAAPDIRAASKVNSTGPIPGAERVDPENESPTEVAPTTKSDHDSDDADTAVASSTGPQWISGTAGATVPVTHGGRTYKVKQGDTLYAVASKHGVSVPALAELNRISPRQNLHQGQVLSLPEKNDLPDDDPSHVVAPGETLQGIAARHGISPATLRRANAMGDDSFITVGELLLLRPSTARPRRTAPEAPRDIPRVAASAQVEGIRPAVLHAARLNKYTLLHRRHPAPAQAKLLVASLAVELGADPALMQAVAAQESGFQHTTVSAGNAIGIMQITPRSGRWASDIVGRGLDLLDIDDNIVAGTVILGWLMETAESENEAIAGYYQDLRSVRADGLLPETKAFVRGVQLQRARLQEAL; this is encoded by the coding sequence ATGACACGACCGCGACGGCACAGGCCCGTCACCGCCGCTCCTGACATCCGCGCCGCATCGAAGGTGAATTCGACCGGTCCGATCCCAGGAGCCGAACGAGTCGACCCCGAAAACGAATCCCCCACCGAGGTGGCACCCACCACCAAATCCGACCACGACTCCGATGACGCGGACACGGCGGTCGCTTCGAGCACCGGCCCACAGTGGATCTCGGGCACCGCGGGTGCGACCGTGCCCGTCACCCACGGCGGCCGCACCTACAAGGTCAAGCAGGGCGACACCCTCTACGCTGTGGCCAGCAAACACGGCGTCTCCGTGCCTGCACTGGCCGAACTCAACCGGATCTCGCCGCGTCAGAACCTTCATCAAGGGCAGGTCCTGTCTCTGCCGGAGAAGAACGATCTGCCCGATGATGATCCCTCTCACGTCGTCGCCCCCGGTGAGACCCTGCAGGGAATCGCCGCACGCCACGGAATCTCACCGGCGACCCTGCGGCGGGCCAACGCCATGGGCGATGACTCGTTCATCACGGTCGGCGAGCTCCTCCTGCTTCGCCCGTCGACGGCCCGCCCGCGTCGCACCGCACCCGAAGCGCCTCGTGACATCCCCCGCGTCGCCGCCAGCGCGCAGGTCGAAGGCATCCGCCCCGCGGTGCTCCACGCGGCACGGCTGAACAAATACACCCTGCTGCACCGCCGCCATCCGGCACCGGCGCAGGCGAAGCTGCTCGTCGCTTCACTGGCCGTCGAACTCGGCGCCGATCCTGCCCTCATGCAGGCCGTTGCCGCACAGGAATCAGGTTTCCAGCACACGACGGTCTCGGCCGGCAATGCGATCGGCATCATGCAGATCACTCCCCGATCCGGTCGCTGGGCGTCCGATATCGTCGGCCGCGGACTCGATCTGCTCGATATCGACGACAATATCGTCGCCGGCACCGTCATCCTCGGCTGGCTGATGGAAACCGCCGAATCGGAGAACGAAGCCATCGCCGGCTATTACCAGGACCTGCGCTCGGTTCGCGCCGACGGACTGCTGCCGGAGACGAAGGCCTTCGTCCGCGGTGTCCAGCTGCAGCGTGCACGTCTGCAGGAGGCCCTGTGA
- a CDS encoding DUF3040 domain-containing protein, with amino-acid sequence MPLSDHEQQLLDQLEKQLRSEDPRFARNISETQAAATGPGFSAKRFVLGILVALAGLAATILAISLVSSSVWWIALGVVGFGLMVAGMYWAFSRPGHVHTTQTDSRNSGGKSGAKGNSGFMGRMEDRWEKRQRGE; translated from the coding sequence ATGCCACTCTCCGATCACGAACAGCAGCTGTTGGACCAACTGGAGAAGCAGCTGCGCAGTGAAGACCCTCGTTTTGCCCGGAATATCTCGGAAACCCAGGCCGCAGCCACGGGGCCCGGGTTCTCCGCCAAGCGCTTCGTCCTCGGGATTCTCGTCGCTCTCGCCGGACTGGCCGCGACGATCCTCGCGATCTCGCTCGTCTCCAGTTCCGTCTGGTGGATCGCACTCGGCGTCGTCGGGTTCGGCCTCATGGTCGCCGGAATGTACTGGGCGTTCAGCCGTCCCGGTCATGTGCACACGACTCAGACGGACTCTCGGAATTCCGGAGGCAAGAGCGGCGCCAAGGGCAACTCCGGGTTCATGGGCCGGATGGAAGACCGGTGGGAGAAGCGCCAGCGCGGCGAATGA
- a CDS encoding PASTA domain-containing protein, giving the protein MTARRDPLIGTVLNDRYRIDAKIARGGMAMVYRGTDLRLDREIAIKVMHEHLISDDTFVERFRREAINAGRLTHPNLVAIHDQARDGDIVYLVMEYLPSVTLRRELKHRGTFTPRQAIVVLDAILAALEAVHSTGIIHRDLKPDNVLLGTDGQVKLADFGLARAVTTATTTKTLIGTVGYVAPELVTRAGADARTDLYTVGIMFYEMLTGAQPYPDDVPIQVAYRHVHDTVPPPSEVVARLSPRLDALVLWATSKDPEDRPADAAEFRLALAEARAEMTEAELDLGDPQIAAGEHSPMLTASIDLGEEAPKEKRSRTDEIPYLEGEEDDAEADTGAADLDDEDDDPDNVAGAAATAAPGAGVLGGGAAAAAAGVSATAVSPDADAADSAASDEPADSDDSGDREDTEDEQESKDSESDRRGPAMIVAGSAAASASPSPVRRRRRRMLTGLVAVVAVLALVAWFVIANLPAPTSIVPGELAGKPVDEVTSQLEDNDLRAEPKEVFDDKVPAGTVIGTEPVSGAELAPDSSVTVVVSKGEEKFAVPKLTGMSRDEAEDALKKVSLSVGKVEEEYSDTVAEDTVISASQKAGTKLSKGEKIDLVVSKGVAPIPVPNVEGLTFDAAYATLAKRGFRVGKDEVFSDDVPKGKVVSQFPKSTEAKPANSLIIVRVSKGKEKTDDSDSKDEKKDDSKDKKSDDEKKDDSDT; this is encoded by the coding sequence GTGACCGCCCGCCGAGATCCCCTCATCGGCACGGTGCTCAACGACCGGTACCGCATCGATGCCAAGATCGCCCGCGGCGGCATGGCCATGGTCTACCGCGGCACCGACCTGCGTCTCGACCGTGAGATCGCGATCAAGGTCATGCACGAACACCTCATCTCCGATGACACCTTCGTCGAACGCTTCCGCCGAGAGGCCATCAACGCCGGTCGCCTCACCCACCCGAACCTCGTGGCCATCCATGATCAGGCCCGCGACGGCGATATCGTCTACCTCGTCATGGAATACCTGCCGTCGGTGACGCTGCGCCGTGAGCTCAAGCACCGCGGCACCTTCACCCCCAGACAGGCGATCGTCGTCCTCGACGCGATCCTCGCCGCACTGGAGGCCGTGCACTCGACGGGCATCATCCACCGTGACCTCAAACCCGACAATGTGCTGCTGGGCACCGACGGTCAGGTCAAGCTCGCCGACTTCGGTCTGGCGCGCGCCGTGACCACGGCGACGACGACGAAGACCCTCATCGGCACCGTCGGCTATGTTGCTCCCGAACTCGTCACCCGGGCCGGGGCCGATGCCCGCACCGATCTGTACACGGTCGGCATCATGTTCTACGAGATGCTCACAGGCGCACAGCCCTACCCCGACGATGTGCCGATCCAGGTCGCCTACCGGCACGTCCACGACACGGTTCCGCCGCCGTCGGAGGTCGTCGCCCGACTGAGCCCGCGCCTGGACGCACTCGTGCTGTGGGCGACGTCGAAGGATCCCGAGGACCGCCCTGCCGATGCCGCCGAGTTCCGACTGGCGTTGGCCGAAGCACGTGCGGAGATGACCGAGGCCGAGCTCGACCTCGGAGATCCGCAGATCGCGGCCGGTGAGCATTCCCCCATGCTCACTGCGAGCATCGATCTCGGCGAGGAAGCGCCGAAGGAGAAGCGCTCCCGCACCGACGAGATCCCGTATCTCGAAGGCGAAGAGGACGACGCCGAGGCGGACACCGGTGCAGCTGATCTCGACGATGAAGACGACGACCCGGACAATGTCGCCGGTGCGGCCGCCACGGCTGCGCCCGGAGCCGGAGTCCTCGGTGGCGGTGCCGCAGCGGCCGCGGCCGGAGTCAGCGCCACCGCTGTCTCCCCCGACGCCGATGCTGCGGACTCCGCCGCTTCCGACGAGCCTGCAGACTCGGACGATTCCGGTGATCGAGAGGACACCGAGGACGAACAGGAATCGAAGGATTCGGAATCCGATCGCCGCGGCCCGGCCATGATCGTCGCCGGCTCCGCGGCCGCCTCGGCGAGTCCCTCCCCTGTCCGACGCCGCCGACGCCGCATGCTGACGGGACTCGTCGCCGTGGTCGCGGTTCTCGCTCTGGTCGCCTGGTTCGTCATCGCGAACCTGCCGGCACCGACATCCATCGTCCCCGGCGAACTCGCCGGCAAACCCGTCGACGAGGTCACCTCGCAGTTGGAGGACAACGACCTCAGGGCCGAGCCGAAGGAAGTCTTCGACGACAAGGTGCCCGCCGGCACGGTCATCGGCACCGAACCCGTCAGCGGAGCGGAACTCGCCCCCGACTCGTCCGTCACGGTCGTCGTGTCCAAGGGTGAGGAGAAATTCGCTGTGCCGAAGCTCACAGGCATGAGCCGCGACGAAGCAGAGGACGCGCTGAAGAAGGTCAGCCTCTCCGTCGGCAAGGTCGAGGAGGAGTACAGCGACACGGTCGCCGAGGACACCGTCATCTCGGCATCGCAGAAAGCCGGGACGAAGCTGTCGAAGGGCGAGAAGATCGATCTGGTCGTGTCCAAGGGTGTCGCTCCGATCCCGGTTCCCAACGTCGAAGGACTGACCTTCGACGCTGCCTATGCGACCCTGGCCAAGCGCGGATTCCGCGTCGGCAAGGACGAGGTGTTCTCCGATGACGTGCCCAAGGGCAAGGTCGTCTCGCAGTTCCCGAAGAGCACCGAGGCGAAGCCGGCGAATTCGCTCATCATCGTCCGCGTGTCCAAGGGCAAGGAGAAGACGGACGACTCCGACTCGAAGGATGAGAAAAAGGACGATTCCAAGGACAAGAAGTCCGACGACGAGAAGAAGGACGACTCGGACACATAG